From Magnetospirillum sp. 15-1, one genomic window encodes:
- a CDS encoding response regulator transcription factor: protein MAAIDTADNENELRVINEFLEELRDTASQLQVLVGNMRSKSIAAAEGLATLKREASNLRSHAQGLTLPMIKLVTHRFDEYVGELKEAGPSELDEIQVFVDKIEKLADGEQISEADAPAVVRALPAKRTADIDFGKIEKKNVEILLVVPEKAMSRIVERELAACGYRTSTIRDGFAAMETVVRTRPDMVIASVELGLLSGVDLGCALGAMPVTESIPFALFTSYEWGNPKLKGLPPRASLIRKGPQFGDDLAETLSRFNIT, encoded by the coding sequence ATGGCCGCTATTGATACAGCCGACAACGAGAACGAACTTCGGGTCATCAACGAATTCCTGGAAGAGCTGCGCGATACCGCCAGCCAGCTTCAGGTATTGGTCGGCAACATGCGCTCGAAGAGCATTGCCGCCGCCGAGGGTCTGGCCACCCTGAAGCGCGAGGCCAGCAATCTGCGCAGCCATGCCCAGGGTCTCACCCTGCCGATGATCAAGCTGGTCACCCACCGTTTCGACGAGTATGTGGGCGAGCTGAAGGAGGCCGGGCCGTCCGAGCTGGACGAGATTCAGGTGTTCGTCGACAAGATCGAGAAGCTGGCCGACGGCGAGCAGATTTCCGAGGCCGACGCCCCCGCCGTGGTGCGCGCCCTGCCGGCCAAGCGCACCGCCGACATCGATTTCGGCAAGATCGAGAAGAAGAACGTCGAAATCCTGCTGGTGGTGCCGGAAAAGGCCATGTCGCGCATCGTCGAGCGCGAGTTGGCCGCCTGCGGCTATCGCACCTCGACCATCCGCGACGGCTTTGCCGCCATGGAAACCGTGGTGCGCACCCGTCCCGACATGGTGATCGCCTCGGTGGAGCTGGGCCTGCTGTCGGGTGTCGATCTGGGCTGCGCGCTGGGCGCCATGCCGGTGACCGAGTCCATTCCCTTCGCCCTGTTCACCAGCTACGAGTGGGGCAATCCCAAGCTGAAGGGCCTGCCGCCGCGGGCCTCGCTGATCCGCAAGGGACCTCAATTCGGCGACGATCTGGCCGAGACCCTGTCGCGCTTCAACATCACCTGA
- a CDS encoding Rrf2 family transcriptional regulator: MRLTLHTDYALRVLVHVGQHKGDLVTINEIAECYGISKNHLTKVVHQLGRAGYLETVRGKYGGVRLLRRPEDVKLGQFIRETEEDFTLVRCMRCDSADECRLSGSCIARDALSSGLSAFFKVLDGYTLADMLVAERQAAE; encoded by the coding sequence ATGCGTCTGACCCTGCATACCGATTACGCGCTGCGTGTCCTCGTCCATGTGGGGCAGCACAAGGGCGATCTGGTCACCATCAACGAGATCGCCGAGTGCTACGGCATCTCCAAGAACCACCTGACCAAGGTGGTGCACCAGTTGGGCCGCGCCGGCTATCTGGAGACGGTACGGGGCAAGTACGGCGGCGTCCGCCTGCTGCGCCGGCCCGAGGACGTCAAGCTGGGCCAGTTCATCCGCGAGACCGAAGAGGACTTTACCCTGGTCCGCTGCATGCGCTGCGATTCGGCCGATGAGTGCCGGCTGTCGGGCAGCTGCATCGCCCGCGACGCCCTGTCGTCGGGCCTGTCGGCGTTCTTCAAGGTCCTGGACGGCTATACCCTGGCCGACATGCTGGTCGCGGAGCGTCAGGCAGCCGAATAA
- a CDS encoding ATP-binding protein, translated as MPIAWRIPLVVALNVFVALAVGGLGWHAASVMDSDLDELRTVQHRTTALAEIDIRASRLQGMIRQYLANPTDDLLKDAMRRSEELFVAMGDATAHQKPLSEDAHAMHQAARRFVSGFQTLKAINADTLRLYESDVLQSTSEMSGLYAILNSTARSRANDPLSPALVKSHENFVEALISINAFYFNGSGAGAFNAHASLQRVTDTVPALTGLATSDLQRDALAVIGTRARTLSAAIDAIARGFDERSRILTDEVDASQAAMSAAIDRLIIQGRDREERLQRRSRHELLRLAVVGASAALVLLLVGAWVSWMIGQSIRSPLQRLRETMEAGAGGDWSREVEGRDLHDELAAMARTVEVFKRNSLEKQRLEAEREEAGRRAEAANRQTLQDLLAQMEAHEHPASFAQPVAAAPETEAAEIAAAFNRVLAKFHEVNRGRDAAIDALTTAKENAEAANLAKSAFLAAMSHEIRTPMNGVIGMLELLDHTELDTDQRDLVATTRDSGLALLRILDDVLDFSKIEAGRLELERVPVRLDRIVEGVVQTVSPAAAAKSLGISAFMDPGLPSTVLADPVRLRQILFNLAGNAVKFTAEGRVAIHLGHGGTDGQGRVVLTIRVVDTGIGIDDSLRDRLFQPFTQAETSTTRRFGGTGLGLSITRRLVDLMDGTAGFESRPGQGSSFWCRLPLPTIEPPVAEAQETPPTAVFMGLRILVVDADTEERTLIALVTEQGGAAVVRVPGPREAEAASRKATTTQAPFDLALITADSVACEDLAPLGSTPLLFIEGQDSERRFCLERQPNCLGFLGRPLTRTQLMAAVERVIGPASPARPACAPSAPPEPRDTAWDGAPILVAEDHPVNQQVIRRQLHLLGFTAEIFPDGAAALSAWRARPYSLVLTDCHMPIMDGFQLTAAIRAEEKAEGRRTPILALTANALAGEAERCLRAGMDSYLSKPVELPHLREALARLLPAYAKG; from the coding sequence TTGCCCATCGCCTGGCGCATTCCGCTGGTGGTGGCGCTCAACGTCTTCGTGGCTCTGGCGGTCGGGGGCCTGGGCTGGCACGCCGCCTCGGTGATGGACAGCGACCTGGACGAATTGCGTACCGTCCAGCACCGCACCACCGCCCTGGCCGAGATCGACATCCGCGCCTCGCGCCTGCAGGGCATGATCCGCCAATATCTGGCCAATCCCACCGACGACCTGCTGAAGGACGCCATGCGCCGCTCGGAGGAGCTGTTCGTGGCCATGGGCGACGCCACCGCCCACCAGAAGCCCCTGTCCGAGGATGCCCACGCCATGCATCAGGCGGCGCGGCGCTTCGTATCGGGCTTTCAGACACTGAAGGCCATCAACGCCGATACCCTGCGCCTTTATGAAAGCGACGTGCTGCAATCCACCAGCGAGATGTCGGGCCTTTACGCCATCCTCAACTCCACCGCCCGGTCGCGGGCCAACGACCCCTTGAGCCCAGCCCTGGTCAAGTCCCACGAGAATTTCGTCGAGGCCTTGATTTCCATCAACGCCTTCTATTTCAACGGCTCCGGCGCCGGGGCATTCAACGCCCACGCCAGCCTGCAGCGGGTGACCGACACCGTTCCCGCCCTGACCGGGCTGGCCACCAGCGACCTGCAGCGCGATGCCCTGGCGGTGATCGGCACGCGGGCCCGCACCCTGTCGGCGGCCATCGACGCCATCGCGCGCGGCTTCGACGAGCGCTCCCGCATCCTGACCGACGAGGTGGATGCCAGCCAGGCCGCCATGTCGGCGGCCATTGACCGGCTGATCATCCAGGGTCGCGACCGCGAGGAACGGCTGCAACGCCGCTCGCGTCACGAACTGCTGCGCCTGGCGGTGGTCGGGGCCAGCGCCGCCCTGGTCCTGTTGCTGGTCGGCGCCTGGGTCAGCTGGATGATCGGCCAATCCATCCGCTCGCCGCTGCAGCGCCTGCGCGAGACCATGGAGGCCGGAGCCGGCGGCGACTGGTCGCGCGAGGTCGAGGGCCGCGACCTGCACGACGAACTGGCGGCCATGGCCCGCACCGTCGAGGTGTTCAAGCGCAACTCCCTGGAAAAGCAGCGCCTGGAGGCCGAACGCGAGGAGGCCGGGCGCCGGGCCGAGGCGGCCAACCGCCAGACCCTGCAGGATTTGCTGGCCCAGATGGAGGCCCACGAGCACCCGGCCTCGTTCGCCCAGCCGGTGGCCGCCGCCCCCGAAACCGAGGCCGCCGAGATCGCCGCCGCCTTCAACCGCGTTCTGGCCAAGTTCCACGAAGTCAACCGCGGACGCGACGCCGCCATCGACGCCCTGACCACCGCCAAGGAGAACGCCGAGGCCGCCAATCTGGCCAAGTCGGCGTTCCTGGCCGCCATGAGCCACGAAATCCGCACCCCCATGAACGGGGTGATCGGCATGCTGGAACTGCTGGACCACACCGAGCTGGATACTGACCAGCGGGACCTGGTGGCGACCACCCGCGATTCGGGCCTCGCCCTGCTGCGCATTCTCGACGACGTGCTGGATTTTTCGAAGATCGAGGCCGGCCGCCTGGAACTGGAACGGGTGCCCGTCCGCCTCGACCGCATCGTCGAGGGCGTGGTTCAGACGGTCAGCCCGGCGGCGGCGGCCAAGTCGCTCGGCATCTCGGCCTTCATGGACCCCGGCCTGCCCTCCACGGTGCTGGCCGATCCGGTGCGCCTGCGCCAGATTTTGTTCAATCTGGCCGGCAACGCCGTCAAGTTCACCGCCGAGGGCCGCGTCGCCATCCATCTGGGCCATGGCGGCACCGACGGGCAGGGCCGCGTGGTGCTGACCATCCGGGTGGTCGACACCGGCATCGGTATCGATGATTCCCTCCGCGACCGGCTGTTCCAGCCCTTCACCCAGGCCGAGACCTCGACCACGCGGCGCTTCGGCGGCACCGGGCTGGGTCTGTCCATCACCCGGCGCCTGGTGGATTTGATGGATGGCACCGCCGGTTTCGAATCCCGGCCGGGCCAGGGCTCGTCCTTCTGGTGCCGCCTGCCGCTGCCCACCATCGAGCCTCCCGTGGCCGAAGCGCAGGAAACCCCGCCCACCGCCGTTTTCATGGGCCTGCGCATACTGGTGGTCGATGCCGATACCGAGGAGCGCACCCTGATCGCCCTGGTCACCGAGCAAGGCGGCGCCGCCGTGGTCCGCGTCCCCGGCCCCAGGGAGGCCGAGGCGGCATCGCGCAAGGCGACCACCACCCAGGCGCCCTTCGATCTGGCCCTGATCACCGCCGATTCCGTCGCCTGCGAGGACCTGGCCCCCCTGGGCAGCACGCCGCTGCTGTTCATCGAGGGGCAGGATTCCGAACGGCGTTTCTGCCTGGAGCGCCAGCCCAACTGCCTGGGCTTCCTGGGACGGCCGCTGACCCGCACCCAGCTCATGGCGGCGGTGGAGCGGGTCATCGGCCCGGCCTCGCCCGCCCGCCCGGCCTGCGCCCCCTCGGCCCCGCCCGAGCCGCGCGACACCGCCTGGGACGGCGCCCCCATCCTGGTGGCCGAGGACCACCCGGTCAACCAGCAGGTGATCCGCCGCCAGTTGCACCTGCTGGGCTTCACCGCCGAGATTTTTCCCGATGGCGCCGCCGCCCTGAGCGCCTGGCGCGCCAGGCCCTATTCCCTGGTGCTGACCGACTGCCACATGCCCATCATGGACGGCTTCCAACTGACCGCCGCCATCCGCGCCGAGGAAAAGGCCGAAGGCCGCCGCACCCCCATCCTGGCGCTGACCGCCAACGCCCTGGCCGGCGAAGCGGAGCGCTGCCTGCGGGCCGGCATGGACTCGTATCTGTCCAAGCCGGTGGAGCTGCCCCATCTGCGCGAGGCCCTGGCACGCCTGCTTCCGGCCTATGCAAAAGGATAG
- a CDS encoding enoyl-CoA hydratase-related protein — protein MSDVIQLVREGAIATVTLNRPDRMNALNLPMWRGLAEAFESISADKSIHVVILRGAGTKAFAPGADIEEFDTLRANPAQAKAYDLVMRKALDTVRACPQPVVAAVWGPCVGGGLELACCCDIRLSARSGKFGVPINKISVVMAYPELAQIRRVAGPAAALEILLEGRIMDADEALAKRLVNRVVEDDALEAELAATAKRIAAGAPLANRWHKAFIARLDDATPVSETELDECYRFLETKDYAEGLAAFRAKRKPVFTAE, from the coding sequence ATGTCCGACGTGATCCAGCTTGTCCGAGAGGGCGCCATCGCCACCGTGACGCTGAACCGCCCCGACCGCATGAACGCTCTGAACCTGCCCATGTGGCGGGGGCTGGCCGAGGCGTTCGAGAGCATTTCCGCCGACAAGTCTATTCACGTGGTGATTTTGCGCGGCGCCGGCACCAAGGCCTTCGCGCCGGGCGCCGACATCGAGGAATTCGACACCCTGCGCGCCAATCCCGCCCAGGCCAAGGCCTACGATCTGGTGATGCGCAAGGCGCTGGACACGGTGCGCGCCTGTCCGCAGCCGGTGGTCGCCGCCGTGTGGGGCCCCTGCGTCGGCGGCGGGCTGGAACTGGCCTGCTGCTGCGACATCCGCCTGTCCGCCAGGTCGGGCAAGTTCGGCGTTCCCATCAACAAGATTTCGGTGGTGATGGCCTATCCCGAACTGGCGCAGATCCGCCGGGTGGCCGGTCCGGCCGCCGCCCTGGAAATCCTGCTGGAAGGCCGGATCATGGATGCCGACGAGGCGCTCGCCAAGCGGCTGGTCAACCGGGTGGTCGAGGATGACGCGCTGGAAGCGGAACTGGCCGCCACCGCCAAGCGCATCGCCGCCGGCGCCCCCCTGGCCAACCGCTGGCACAAGGCGTTCATCGCCCGCCTGGACGATGCCACCCCGGTGTCCGAGACGGAATTGGACGAGTGCTACCGCTTCCTGGAGACCAAGGACTACGCCGAGGGGCTGGCGGCCTTCCGCGCCAAGCGCAAGCCGGTCTTCACGGCGGAGTAG
- a CDS encoding orotate phosphoribosyltransferase, with translation MATTVSRTPEQKQAALTTARILLEIKAINFRPEEPYILTSGWASPVYVDCRKVISFPRARTKICELMTKAIMREVGYESAEAVAGGETAGIPYAAWISDRMGLPMLYIRKKPKGFGRNAQIEGDFKDGDRVVLVEDLASDGASKVNFVNALREAGAKVDHSFVVFFYGVFPGAMKSLEEIGVDLGYLCNWWDVLEVVEEEGQFDKRAVEAVRSFLHDPVGWSSLHGGRSA, from the coding sequence ATGGCAACCACCGTTTCCCGTACCCCGGAACAGAAGCAGGCGGCGCTGACCACCGCGCGCATCCTGCTGGAGATCAAGGCGATCAATTTCCGCCCGGAAGAGCCCTACATCCTGACCTCGGGCTGGGCCAGCCCGGTCTATGTGGACTGCCGCAAGGTGATCTCGTTCCCGCGCGCACGGACCAAGATCTGCGAATTGATGACCAAGGCCATCATGCGCGAAGTCGGCTACGAATCCGCCGAGGCGGTCGCCGGCGGCGAGACGGCGGGCATTCCCTATGCGGCGTGGATTTCCGACCGCATGGGTCTGCCCATGCTCTACATCCGCAAGAAGCCCAAGGGCTTCGGCCGCAATGCCCAGATCGAGGGCGATTTCAAGGACGGCGACCGGGTGGTGCTGGTCGAGGACCTGGCGTCCGACGGCGCTTCCAAGGTCAACTTCGTCAATGCGCTGCGTGAGGCGGGTGCCAAGGTCGACCATTCCTTCGTGGTGTTCTTCTACGGCGTCTTCCCCGGCGCCATGAAAAGCCTGGAGGAAATCGGCGTCGATCTCGGCTATCTGTGCAATTGGTGGGACGTACTGGAAGTGGTCGAGGAAGAAGGCCAGTTCGACAAGCGTGCCGTCGAGGCCGTGCGCTCCTTCCTGCACGATCCGGTCGGCTGGTCCAGCCTGCACGGCGGCCGCAGCGCCTGA
- a CDS encoding SemiSWEET transporter, producing the protein MDWLSPTDLLGAVAGLLTTISFVPQVVKTLRTRQTRDISLAMWATFVAGVALWTIYGLLLGAWPIVAANLPTLGLAGTILVIKLRNMGNETGGD; encoded by the coding sequence ATGGACTGGCTTTCACCCACCGACCTGCTTGGTGCTGTCGCGGGCCTCCTTACGACCATCTCCTTCGTGCCGCAGGTGGTCAAGACCCTGCGTACCCGCCAGACCAGGGACATATCCCTGGCCATGTGGGCGACCTTCGTCGCCGGGGTGGCCCTGTGGACGATTTACGGCCTGCTGCTGGGGGCGTGGCCCATCGTCGCCGCCAATCTGCCCACCCTGGGGCTGGCCGGCACCATCCTGGTGATCAAGCTTCGCAACATGGGAAACGAAACGGGGGGCGATTGA
- a CDS encoding CidA/LrgA family protein: MLPYITVLLLCQLAGEVLVRLSGWPLPGPVVGMVLLFTGLVIRGRVPAGLDLAVKAILSNFALLFIPASVGVMVHMKLIAEEALPIAAAVLGSTFATIVVAGRLMQALGNRSKPKQGDPS; the protein is encoded by the coding sequence GTGCTTCCCTATATCACGGTTCTGCTGCTCTGCCAGCTTGCCGGCGAGGTGCTGGTCCGCCTCTCCGGCTGGCCCCTGCCCGGCCCGGTGGTCGGCATGGTGCTGCTGTTCACCGGCCTGGTGATCCGCGGCCGGGTGCCGGCCGGCCTGGACCTGGCGGTCAAGGCCATCCTGTCCAACTTCGCCCTGCTGTTCATTCCGGCCAGCGTCGGCGTCATGGTCCACATGAAGCTGATCGCCGAGGAGGCGCTGCCCATCGCGGCGGCGGTGCTGGGCAGCACGTTCGCCACCATCGTCGTCGCCGGACGGCTGATGCAGGCCCTGGGCAACCGGTCCAAGCCGAAGCAGGGAGACCCGTCATGA